The sequence ACCCTTGCCTCCCTTTGGAACGCTGGGCGCCATTATTCGAATGGAACACGTTGTCCCCAATCGCAAGGCCCTGTTTGACGTTGGGATCGCGGGGCCTTTGGCCGGGCTGGTTGTAACGCTGGTCGCCATTGTTTATGGATTGGAACATTCGCAGGTGGTGGCCCTTTCTTCACTCAGTCAGGGAAGTCTGCAATTGGGGGACTCCCTCTTATTCAAATGGCTTTCCCATGTAATTGTAGGGACGGTGCCGGCAGGCTACGATGTGGTTCTGCATCCGGTGGCCTATGCAGGCTGGGTAGGACTTTTGGTAACCGCGCTCAATCTGCTGCCAGTCGGTCAGCTGGACGGCGGACATGTGGTTTATGCCCTATTGGGCGGCCGGAAAAGCCGAATTGTCTTTTATGTGATGATGGCTGCCTTTACCGTTGTTCTGGTCTTCTTTTATTGGGGATGGTTTCTCATGGCCATATTTATCGCCCTTTTTGCGTTTAAGCATCCACCCCCAATGGACGATTACACCCCTGTCGGACGAACGCGGGTTCTCCTTGGCATTTTTATTTTGATTATTTTCTTCCTTTCGTTTACTCCTGTTCCATTTAAACTGTGAGGTCTGTCTTCATTCGGAAAAGGAAAAGGCCAAAAATGACAAAGAAAATTGTTGGGCTTGGTGAAATTCTGTGGGATGTTTATCCCGACGAAAAACATTTGGGAGGTGCGACATCCAATGTAGCCTTTCATGCCGGGAATTTGGGAGAGGAACCCATTGTTGTGAGCCGGATTGGCTCCGATCCGTCAGGAGATACCCTGTTGCATGAAATGGAGTCCCGGGGTTATTTAACGGCTTACATTCAGCGGGATCCGGCAAAGCCCACCGGACGCGTCCGAATTGAACTGGATGAAAAGGGTGTCCCGTCATTTATTTGCGGGGAAGACGAGGCGTTCGATTATCTGGAGTGGACAGAGGACCTGGCCCGTCTGGCCACCGAAGCGGATGCCGTTTTTTTTGGGATTCTTGCACAGCGCCTGCCCGTTTCCCGCCGGACGATTCAGTCCTTCCTGGATGCCGCTGACCACGCCCTAAAAATATTTGATCCCAACTTACGGGACATTCCGGAGGATTTTTCCCCCATTTTGGAAACCTCTTTTCAGAAGGCCGACATTTTGAAACTGAATGAAGACGAAGAACAGATGCTGGGTCAGTTTTACCGTAAAGAGGCCCTGTCGCGAAAGGAATTTCTGGCCTGGCTGCTGGAAAAATTCCATCTTCGGGCGGTTTGTCTGACACTGGGTGAACGGGGCGCATTTTGTCAAACGGAAAACGAGAGTGTTTATTCTCCCGGCTACTCCATCGTTCCCGTGGACACGACCGGATCCGGAGACGCCTTTATTGCGGCTCTGGTGGTGCAGTGGCTGCGCAACAAAACCCTGCTTCAGGTGCTGGATTTTGCCAACGCCGTTGGGGCCTTTGTGGCCACGCAAAAGGGGGCGGTTCCGACGTATTCCGCATCTGATATTCAGGACTTTTTAAAATCTCATCAACAACGAACAATGGATCCGTCCATGAAAGAAGTGGTTCATGGGGTATCCTAAAAAGGAGTATTTCCGATGAAATCTTTTAAATGGCTTTGGAGCGTTACGGTCGGAGCCTTTTTTGTCTTTTGCCTGTTTTCTGAAGTCTTCGCCTTTCAGGGGCATCATCCGAGCCGGGCTGAGCATGCAATGGTCGCTACGGCTGCTCCGTTGGCGTCGGAGGTCGGACTGCAGATTCTCCGGCAGGGCGGAAACGCCGTGGATGCGGCCGTGGCCGTTGGGTTTGCACTGGAGGTGGTCTACCCGGAGGCAGGGAATATCGGCGGTGGGGGTTTTATGGTAATCCGCTTTCCGGACGGCCGGGCAACAACCATCGATTATCGCGAAAAGGCGCCTCTCAAAGCCACCCGGGACATGTACCTCGACAAAAATGGGAATGTGATTCCGGGTCTGAGTTTAAAGGGATATCTGGCCTGCGGCGTTCCGGGAAGCGTGAAGGGATTGTGGCTGGCGCATCGCAGGTATGGAAAATTGCCCTGGAAAACGTTGATTGAGCCGGCCATTCAACTGGCGGAAAAGGGATTTCCGATTTCCT comes from Calditrichota bacterium and encodes:
- a CDS encoding site-2 protease family protein, which produces PLPPFGTLGAIIRMEHVVPNRKALFDVGIAGPLAGLVVTLVAIVYGLEHSQVVALSSLSQGSLQLGDSLLFKWLSHVIVGTVPAGYDVVLHPVAYAGWVGLLVTALNLLPVGQLDGGHVVYALLGGRKSRIVFYVMMAAFTVVLVFFYWGWFLMAIFIALFAFKHPPPMDDYTPVGRTRVLLGIFILIIFFLSFTPVPFKL
- a CDS encoding carbohydrate kinase, which encodes MTKKIVGLGEILWDVYPDEKHLGGATSNVAFHAGNLGEEPIVVSRIGSDPSGDTLLHEMESRGYLTAYIQRDPAKPTGRVRIELDEKGVPSFICGEDEAFDYLEWTEDLARLATEADAVFFGILAQRLPVSRRTIQSFLDAADHALKIFDPNLRDIPEDFSPILETSFQKADILKLNEDEEQMLGQFYRKEALSRKEFLAWLLEKFHLRAVCLTLGERGAFCQTENESVYSPGYSIVPVDTTGSGDAFIAALVVQWLRNKTLLQVLDFANAVGAFVATQKGAVPTYSASDIQDFLKSHQQRTMDPSMKEVVHGVS